The genomic stretch CCAGAAGTTGGCGTCTGCCGTTGAAGCGTTGCTCGCCCAAGACCGTGATGGTTTGTGTACCCACTATCGCGACCATGCATTGCAGGGCAGTTGGAAAGGATATCGAGAAATCCACATCGAAGCAGACTGGCTATTGATATACCGCGTAGAGCGTAGCGAGTTGCTTCTGGTACTTACCCGAACCGGATCTCACGACGACCTGTTCTAATTATTCTCATCCTATAAGTGTCCACAGGCTTAACGGTAAGGCAGCTCCGCCTGCTGTCAAACGTGAGTATTTTTCTTGTCTTCATTCGCAGAAATTCTCACCCTTTTGGGTGCTTACAACGAAATTTCTGCTTGCTACTTTCAAGGTGTGGGCTACCAGAAGGCTCAACGAAACAGCAGTTTCTCTTAGAATCTAAGGAGTCGTCATGACTTATCAACCTGTTCAACCGACAATGCCAGCCCCTGCCGCACCGAGTGTTAAGAAAAACATGGCTTTGACAGCTTTAATTCTGACCGTGGTGGCTTCAATTTTGATAATTTTGGGTTTTTTCTTGGCAGCTCAAGCAGGGGTGGAGGCTCTCAAGAACTTTGATTTGGACGCCGCCGAGGCTGCAGACAACAAGAGAATCATTTTCTTAGGGTTAGCGTCTCTAATGAACCTAGTAGCCTTTATCCTAGCTTTAATTGCTCTGATTAAATCCAAGCCTAAGACTATGCCACTTATAGTTTTTATAGTTGTGATTGTGCTGCCGTCTGTGGCTACGGGAATCGGTACTGCAATCCAAAACAGCATGTTGGGTATGTAGGTCAAATGTGTTCCCGCTGTTGTGCCTATCGACACGCTGCACAAATCAGGGATTTTATCGTTTCGTTTAGTTAGAAAAGGTGGAATTGACATGGGTTTGATTCAGGCTGTGACTGGAGCTATTGGCTCTGCTGTGCAAGATCAGTGGCTGGATGCTATCAGCGCTCAAGATATGGGCGAGGGCATCGTATTTGTTCGCGGTCAGCAAATAAGAGGTAAAAATGCTGGCACCGGAGCCATTATCTCGGACGGCTCTAAAATACTGGTGTACGACAAGCAGGCGATGCTCATTACCGACTCCGGTAAAATCGTGGATTTCTCCACCGAGCCGGGAGCATACACATTTAACTCCGCAACTTCTCCCTCATTGTTTAATGGCAACTTCGAGGGGGCGCTTCGAGATACGTGGGAACGTTTCAAATTTGGTGGTGCACCGTCTGGGCAGCAGAAAGTATTTTTCGTAAATCTTCAAGAGATTAAGGGCATTAGATTTGGTACCCCAAATGCGATTCAATACTTCGACAATTTTTATAATGCCGAGCTGTTCTTGAGGGCGCATGGAACTTATTCTCTGCGAATTGTTGATCCCATAAAGTTCTACATCGAAGCTATCCCCAGGGACGCTGAGCGGGTTCACATTGACGACATCAAAGAGCAGTACCAATCTGAATTCCTTGAAGCGTTTTCTGTGGCGCTAAACAAAATGAGCATTGATGGGATTCGCATTTCTCAAGTTCAAGCTCACGTCACCGAATTATCTCGCTACATGCGCGATGTTTTAGATCAGGAATGGGCGGAGCAACGAGGTATAGAAGTCCAAGCCGTAGGTGTAGCTTCAATCTCCTACGACGAGCAGTCTCGCAAGATGATTGACATGCGCAACCAAGGCGCAATGTTGCAAGACCCGTCAATCCGCGAAGGTTTCGTCCAGGGTGCGGTCGGTACCGGTATTCAAAATGCTGGCTCTAATCCTGCCGGCGCAGGCATGGCAATGATGGGTGTTGGTCTTGGTATGCAAGCTGGTGGCGGTTTTATGCAAGCTGCTTCTGCGTCTAATCAAGCCCAGATGGCAGCTCAGCAGGCAAACCAGCAACGGAATGAGACGAGTCCTGCCGGCTCACAGGCAGACGCCTGGAAATGTGAGTGTGGCGCGCAAAACAGCGGCAAGTTTTGTTCTAACTGCGGCACTCCTAAGCCTGCGGTACCTATTCAAGGTGGGTTCTGTTCAAATTGTGGCAGCCAACTTCCAGATCCTAAACCGAAGTTCTGCCCCCAGTGTGGGACGCCAGTGGCCTAGCTGGTGCTAGCGGGTTTGGTTGTTGCCGACAGAGTATGAAGGTTTGAGAGCAAGAGTTTCTTGCTCTCAAACCTTTTCAAATAGTTTTTTGGTGAATAGCTAAATTGCGGGGTCGAATTAGTCCTTTTGGGTGTTATGTCTGCTTCGATGCCGCTCTAGGTTTATAG from Vaginimicrobium propionicum encodes the following:
- a CDS encoding SPFH domain-containing protein, giving the protein MGLIQAVTGAIGSAVQDQWLDAISAQDMGEGIVFVRGQQIRGKNAGTGAIISDGSKILVYDKQAMLITDSGKIVDFSTEPGAYTFNSATSPSLFNGNFEGALRDTWERFKFGGAPSGQQKVFFVNLQEIKGIRFGTPNAIQYFDNFYNAELFLRAHGTYSLRIVDPIKFYIEAIPRDAERVHIDDIKEQYQSEFLEAFSVALNKMSIDGIRISQVQAHVTELSRYMRDVLDQEWAEQRGIEVQAVGVASISYDEQSRKMIDMRNQGAMLQDPSIREGFVQGAVGTGIQNAGSNPAGAGMAMMGVGLGMQAGGGFMQAASASNQAQMAAQQANQQRNETSPAGSQADAWKCECGAQNSGKFCSNCGTPKPAVPIQGGFCSNCGSQLPDPKPKFCPQCGTPVA
- a CDS encoding type II toxin-antitoxin system YafQ family toxin — its product is MRLTSVFRTYQFKRDAKAPFKKNYDAQKLASAVEALLAQDRDGLCTHYRDHALQGSWKGYREIHIEADWLLIYRVERSELLLVLTRTGSHDDLF